The following proteins come from a genomic window of Edaphobacter sp. 4G125:
- a CDS encoding SDR family NAD(P)-dependent oxidoreductase, producing the protein MTNNPAAGISLAGKTALVTGASSGIGAASAVALGKAGAYVIVHYNSQETEAKEVLAQLRVAGADGEIVQADLSTRSGTDSLCAFASSREIDILVNNAGSLVQRTRVLDFTHELWEKVMMLNLTSAFFLSQAAVRGMAERKSGVIINMSSVAARFGGGLGALAYSSAKAAVSAMTKGLTKEFAPQGVRVNCISPGTIDTGYHRAFSTTEGLDGVRSATPIGRLGTSEEIADLVVFLASDRSTFIHGQVIEINGGFLMA; encoded by the coding sequence ATGACAAACAATCCAGCGGCCGGCATCTCGCTTGCCGGCAAGACGGCACTCGTGACAGGCGCCAGCAGCGGTATAGGTGCTGCCTCGGCAGTGGCACTTGGCAAGGCGGGAGCCTATGTGATCGTTCACTATAACTCCCAGGAGACGGAGGCGAAGGAGGTCCTAGCCCAGCTGCGCGTAGCCGGGGCCGATGGAGAGATCGTGCAGGCAGACCTGAGCACTCGTAGCGGCACGGACAGTCTGTGCGCCTTCGCGTCCTCACGGGAGATCGACATCCTGGTCAACAACGCCGGCTCCCTGGTGCAGCGAACGCGCGTTCTAGACTTCACACACGAGCTATGGGAGAAGGTCATGATGCTGAACCTGACTAGCGCTTTCTTCCTGTCGCAAGCGGCAGTCCGTGGGATGGCCGAACGCAAGAGCGGCGTCATCATCAACATGTCTTCAGTGGCGGCGCGTTTTGGCGGCGGACTGGGAGCACTGGCATACTCGTCTGCAAAGGCTGCCGTGTCTGCCATGACCAAGGGGTTGACGAAGGAGTTTGCACCACAGGGAGTGCGGGTGAACTGCATCTCGCCCGGAACCATCGACACAGGCTATCACCGCGCTTTTTCTACCACGGAGGGACTCGATGGAGTGCGCTCAGCCACTCCAATCGGCCGGTTGGGAACGTCGGAAGAGATTGCGGACCTGGTGGTCTTTCTTGCTAGCGACCGATCGACCTTTATCCATGGACAGGTGATCGAGATCAATGGCGGCTTCCTGATGGCGTGA